The Platichthys flesus chromosome 5, fPlaFle2.1, whole genome shotgun sequence genome contains the following window.
cacacactggtaaacatcagtcctctgaacatgtctgtgaaagtggacccccccccccccccccccccccgatctggtTCACAGaccacaaccttccaccaagtttactggtaatctgttgttttttataatcccactaacgaaccaaccaacacacaaacatacacaaaacctccttgacagaagtgatgacaacctgtgactgagacatgtgagttatcaggacatgtcttcacagggagaggaagaggagtcatgtttctgaggaggagcagtcgtcctgctgtgcttcgtgtcaggacgtcctgaagaatccagtctccaccagctgtggacactggttctgcagacagtgcatcacctcatactgggaccagtctggttcttcaggagactcctcctgtccccagtgtggacaaagatccagaacaggagctggaggtcagacagccggtcagagcagcactgtacatgtgtctgctgatgtcttcacttctgacaacagcacatgtggttttattttgttccttcaaaCAGCATCAAAatttaacatcgttagaaaagcacaaagttaaaaagcttttattttctctagtTTTTCtggatctgatgaaaacaatcagcagattctcagattctctgtctctcacattgtttcttgtctttcagcagatcgtggtctgcaggaggtttcagatgaacataagctcagtgtgaggaggagatgtgaacatgtgactgaaggaagtgatgaaacaggaagtagaaccctcctcaacagaatctacactgagctccacatcacagagggacagagtgaagaggttaatactcaacatgaggtgaggcagcttgagacggcttccaagaGGAAGATCCTCCacgacactcccatcaaggtccacgacatctttaaagcctccactgaccagcagagcagcatcagagtcgtcctgaccaacggagtcgctggcgttggaaaaaccttctcggtgcagaagttcactctggactgggcagagggtttagagaaccaggatgtgggtctgctggctgtgctttcgttcagggagctgaacctggtgaaggaccagcagcacagtcttctcacgctgctccatgttttccatccagcgttacagaagctcacggcagagacgctcgctgtctgtaaacctttgttcatctttgacggcctggatgaaagcagaccttctctggacttcaaccacaggaagcttgtgtctgaggtcacacagaggtcatcagtcaacatgctgctgacaaacctcatccgggggaatctgcttccctcggctctcgtctggataacctccagacctgcggcggccaatcagatccctcctgcatgtgttgacagggtcacagaagtacgaggcttcactgacgcccagaaggaggagtacttcaggaggagattcagtgatgaagagctgtgcagcagaatcatctcacacatcaagacgtccaggagcctccacatcatgtgtcaaatcccagtcttctgctggatcagtgctacagttctggagcacatgttgaccacagaccagagaggagagctgcccaagaccctgactgacctgtactcacacttcctgctggttcagacaaagaggaagaacatcaagtacggtgagggacatgagacgactccacagcagctgacggaggctgacagggacgttctcctgaagctggggaggctggcactgaaacatctggaggaaggaaacatcatgttctaccaagaagacctggagagGTGTGGTCTTCatgtcacagaggcctcggtgtactcaggagtttgtactgagatcttcagaagagagtgtgtgatcttccagaaatcagtctactgctttgttcatctgagcgttc
Protein-coding sequences here:
- the LOC133954131 gene encoding protein NLRC3-like → MDEDTSEQVGPSHTKGQDQRLRAESPGSSCLSLKSDWSMRHPPVFSNEPGPSHTEERKRSHVSEEEQSSCCASCQDVLKNPVSTSCGHWFCRQCITSYWDQSGSSGDSSCPQCGQRSRTGAGGQTAGQSSTVQADRGLQEVSDEHKLSVRRRCEHVTEGSDETGSRTLLNRIYTELHITEGQSEEVNTQHEVRQLETASKRKILHDTPIKVHDIFKASTDQQSSIRVVLTNGVAGVGKTFSVQKFTLDWAEGLENQDVGLLAVLSFRELNLVKDQQHSLLTLLHVFHPALQKLTAETLAVCKPLFIFDGLDESRPSLDFNHRKLVSEVTQRSSVNMLLTNLIRGNLLPSALVWITSRPAAANQIPPACVDRVTEVRGFTDAQKEEYFRRRFSDEELCSRIISHIKTSRSLHIMCQIPVFCWISATVLEHMLTTDQRGELPKTLTDLYSHFLLVQTKRKNIKYGEGHETTPQQLTEADRDVLLKLGRLALKHLEEGNIMFYQEDLERCGLHVTEASVYSGVCTEIFRRECVIFQKSVYCFVHLSVQEFLAAVYMFHCYTERNTEELNNFLGPYGNTVRTFSLDDLLWRTMEKSLSSTNGHLDLFVRFLHGLSLESNQRVLGGLLGRTENNPEIIQRVLGGLLGRTGNNPKIIQRVLGGLLGRTEKNPKIIQRVINNLKEMKSDDISPDRSINIFHCLTEMNDHSVHQQMKQFLTSKNRSKEKLSEIHCSALAYMLQMSEEVLDELDLKKFNTTYQGRRRLIPAVRNCRKFILSGCGLSETHCEVVASALKSDPSHLRELVLSFNNNLHDSEVKLLCSGLESPNCRLETLRLKRCRLSEISCSSLASALRSNPSHLRELDLSYNDLKVSDLKELLDLQQSPTCRLETLRWKSEWR